The Streptomyces sp. NBC_01276 genome contains the following window.
CCCTGCGCAACCACGTCCGCGTCCTGGACCGCGCCCACACCGCGGCCGTCACCTTCACCTGCGACGGCGTACGGGCGCTGCCCGCGTCCCAGGAGGAAGCGCTCCTGCGCGTCGCCCAGGAGGCCCTCCACAACGCCCTGCGCCACTCCGGCGCCGACCGCGTCGAGGTCACCCTCGCCCGCACCCCCGCCGGCGGCGCCCTGCTGCGCGTGCGCGACTGGGGCCGGGGGTTCTCCCCGCCCACCGTCCGCAAGGCGGGCCGCCACCTCGGGCTGGTCTCCATGCGGGACCGCGCGAGCGGGGCCGGAGGCCGCCTCGACGTCCGTTCGGAGCCCGGTCGGGGCACCACGATCGAGATGGAGGTACCCGGTGGCTGAGGTTCCCGGCCGTCACCGCGTCCGCGTCCTGCTGGTCGACGACCACCAGGTGGTCCGGCGCGGCCTGCGCACCTTCCTGGAGGTCCAGGAGGACATCGAGGTGGTCGGCGAGGCCGCCGACGGCGAGGAGGGCATCGCCCGCGCCGAGGAGCTGCGGCCCGACGTGATCCTGATGGACGTCAAGATGCCGGGCACCGACGGCATCGAGGCCCTGCGCAGACTGCGCGGGCTCGCGAACCCGGCACGGGTCCTGATCGTCACCAGCTTCACGGAGCAGCGGACCGTGGTCCCCGCCCTGCGGGCCGGAGCCGCCGGGTACCTCTACAAGGACATCGACCCCGACGCGCTCGCCGGAGCCATCCGCTCCGTGCACGCGGGCCACGTCCTGCTCCAGCCGGAGGTGGCCGAGGCCCTGCTAGCCGCCCAGGACGACCGGCCCGCCGCGGCGGGCCGTCCGGGCGCGCTGACCGACCGCGAGCGGGAGGTCCTCGGCCTGATCGCGGACGGCCGCTCCAACCGCGAGATCGCCAGGGCGCTCGTCCTCTCCGAGAAGACGGTCAA
Protein-coding sequences here:
- a CDS encoding response regulator transcription factor, with product MAEVPGRHRVRVLLVDDHQVVRRGLRTFLEVQEDIEVVGEAADGEEGIARAEELRPDVILMDVKMPGTDGIEALRRLRGLANPARVLIVTSFTEQRTVVPALRAGAAGYLYKDIDPDALAGAIRSVHAGHVLLQPEVAEALLAAQDDRPAAAGRPGALTDREREVLGLIADGRSNREIARALVLSEKTVKTHVSNILMKLDLSDRTQAALWAVRHGLAD